In Colletotrichum higginsianum IMI 349063 chromosome 1, whole genome shotgun sequence, the DNA window CCAGGTCTCGAAGGGAAACCCCTTGCACGTCTGGGCCTCGTAGCCCGGCACGTCAACGTACATGGAGAGGTTCCTCTtggccgcgccgccgaggtggtCGAGAAACGGCGGCGTGTCCCGGCTGGGAACAAACTGGATGGGCTGGTTGCTGCTCTGGCAGAAATTCATCAGCCCGTCGTCGATGTTCCGGGCCAGGCCCTGCAGCTGTCTTGGTTTGCTCTCCTCGACGGAGTCGAAGAGCATCAGGTACCACAGCAGGGAGTCCTGGGGACCGTGCAAAGGttcctccatctcccagCCCTCACCCAGTGCCATGTCCACGGCCCCCCTCCAATCGCTTCGCGACGCGTTGACGTCGTACAGAGCGAGGGATGGGAACTTTGACACATGTTTGAGGGAGTGTCTGGTGACGGACTCGTCGCCCCAGAGCCTAAGGATCCGCAGCAAGGGAAAGGGATCGTCAATTTCCGACCAGCCCCTGACGAGGCGATCGTCGACCTTGGGGAAGGTGAGGCCCAGCTCGTCCGCCGGCTGGATGatctcgaggacggcaaggttTCTAAGACGCGcgagggccagcagctcGTTCTCAGCGAAAGTGCATGCTCCCGTGATGTTCAGATGCGTCACGAAATCGACGGCGGGAGACTCGAGCGGTTTGAGGTAGTGCCGGAGGTCCTCGCTTGGCAGACAAATGTGTTGGCGGTAGCGGTAGAGACCCAgcgtcttctcgtcgtcctcggcgagcaAAAATTTGGACAGAACCTTCCATGCCTGAAAACATACGCCTCTATGAAACTCGCATTAGATACACACAAGCCTCGGCAAGTAGGTGATTTCGGGGGAACGAACCGGTTCTCCAGCAGGCGCCATATTCTCCACAGGTACCGCTTGGGCAGGTCCTCGCGGGCCAGGTGCTGTTCTGTCACGTCGCCAATGTTTTCCGCCACCGTGTGCATCGCCATGTCGGCTAACGATCTCGGCCCCTTCCTCCCTtgcccgccgcggcctctACGGGGTAGCCGGCCGGTCCGCCGCGACCAGTCCCGGCCGTTTTGGTAACCATCCGGAGGACGCGGGGCAACGACCTCTTTGAAGACTTGACCCGATGCGTCAAACATGGCAGAGGCTTCGTGCGGATGAGTAAAACTGAAGGACAGCGTCTTTTGAATACTTCTGACATACACACTTCATCCTTCATGAGAAGTCGATAGTCTCACGTTCAAGGGTGAGACGGCAGGGGGATAGGATAGACCGAGGGTCGGGCTCTGCAAAAGCCCGTCGCCCACTGTGCGTTGTTTACTGTGCATGATGATGCGGCACTGTCCGACCAGAATGCTTACAATGCGTCCTGGAGGTGGCAAGAGTGCTCTCGTGTCTTGGTCTCACCCAAGAAAACATTCGACTCGCGTCACCATAGCACCAGGGCAGTGAGAACAAGCCAGTATCACAAGTTTAGTTGCCATGTATAGCCTTCTCCCGAAAGTCAAAAGGATCAGCCAAGCCGAATCTGGCAGGAAAGTATGTATCGCCGCATAAAATTTCTCTGATCACCAATACAGCCGAAGCTGCCACGGGTCAGAGGGTAAGTGAGCGAATGAGTGCGTCAGTCTTACCTCCCATTTCCCCTCCAGGCACCTTCATTGATAACGTGAAAGGCAGAGTGAATAGAGAGGGTTTGTGTTTTATGATTAGgtaaagaagagaagaaggagagggaaagcGTAGCTTTGCGCGGAGCGACGCCCTTCATATGGGATTTTTTTTTCGACTGGGTGGGTCGAGGCGGCTAGTTGTCGGAGCTGGGGTTCAGCCGGAGGCCGGTGCCCTGATGACGAGGAGTGGGTGGATGCCGGCCTGACAAATATCTTGGCATTCGACGTGGACAAAGCCGTCTCATACCTGCGATGATAAGAGCCACAACAACCTTTGCGAATTAGGCACTGTTTGTCAATATGTATGACTTGAAAGACTGAGGCAACTCAGCCAAGAACTGAATGAGCACTCGGGCAACCTGTTTTGTATAATTGGCCTCAACGCTCAGAGCTTCCTGTCTGGGTCACAGCTCCGTCAGACCTCTCTATCGTGAGCTCTACAGCCACATGTGGCTGAGATGCTGTTTTTAGCGCGGGGCAAAAATCGGTTGACGGTGAAAACGACCCCTGGAGACGGATCTATCAACGCCAACCAATAGGGACGGACGTGTTTGCGTTTGCGGAACTCTGCAGTCGTGTGGTGTGCTCCAACTACCAAGGTACCTGATAATACCTGCGTTGCGGTACCCAAATCTAAGCCCAAGGGACTCACGCAGTATCGTTATCGTGCTTTACGCGCCGTGGCCCAAGACTGCTAGCATGCTGCGGTACACTTCAGTAATGATGTTTGTCCTCCTCTGATCTGCCGTGCCTCCGCCTGTGAGTCCATTATGGTTAGTTTCTACCCCGATGAGAAACTGAACGACTTGTTCACTGCCGTGACCCTTCGATTTCCTCCGAACTGAAGTAGTGAATGACACTTCCTCGTTCCATACACCTTACCGTACCTACCCATCTCACCACATTTAGGTGCTACCGCTGCCCACTCAGCAGAGCGCACTTTTACCCCGCCATCCAATTCTTTGCAGCAACAACTCTCAATACACATCCCACTCTCTATTCCTTTGCTTCTCTCTTCAACCCCGCACTCTCTCGCGCAGACAACGCCGCAATTtaaaaacaaaaaggaaaGACAGACATACTCAGTCAAAATGGCAGGTGGACAGCCAGGATCCAACTCTCGCGGCCGCGGTGGCAAGTTCAGAAAGTTCACCCGTGGAGGTTTGTTCTCACAAGTGTCCCGCGACGCCATTTCCCCAACGCTGAcaattttttttcttccaaTAATGATTAGGTGGCAAGCACTTCTCCCGCGATCTCAGACctctcgacgccgatggcaACGAAATCGATATGTGGTCTGCCAactcgaagaagaagaatgaCGAAAGCTCCGAGGAGGATTCTGAGGAGGATTCCGAGGAAGAGTCCGGCTCCGATGAAGACGGCAAGCCCCAGGCCGAGATGTCCCGCGCCGAGCGAAAGGCTGCCGCTAAGGCCCGCAAGGACGCCGCCATAGCCAAGAAGAGAGCCCAGGCCGTGGAGGTCGGCGACCTGCCCCCTTCCgactcggaggaggagagcagcgaggacgacgccgacatgCCCGCCAACCCCAACCATTCCAAGGCAGCCCGTAACCAGACGAAGGCGCCAGTCGCCGCCcccgaggttgacgaggccgccgagggcgtcaagaagCTGGCTGTCGCTAGCAACCGCAAGGAGCGCGAGAGCATGGAAGCTGCGCAAGCCAAGGAGAGATACCGCAAACTGCATGAGGCCGgcaagacggacgaggccaaggccgacctTGCGCGCTTGAGACTCATTCGTGAGCAGAGAGCTGCCGACGCTGCCCGCCGGGACGTAAGTTTAATGCTCAATTACCAACTCATCACACCTCGATACTGACCAACCGTCGTTTacaggccgagaaggaagagcGCGAAGCCCAAGAGGCCGCTAAGAGAAAGGAGATTgaggcgaaggaggcgaagaagagagaggccgCTCTCGGTCCcgtcaagaagggcaagaagtcTAGCAAATAAGGCGACTTGGTATTCTTTGGACACACCCGGATGCAACGTCATACCATATCATACCATCGTTCTTCCAGGTTCATATTCGTTCGCGGCATAGCGTGCATCGGATACCTACGTCTGAGCTACAATGTGAACAAAATCTTGCTTTTCCGATCCCGTCTGTTCTCACAGATGGCCAACCCAGGTCCGGTGAGGTGCTCTACAATTACAAGAAGCCGGAATGCATTCCGTGATCCAGACAAACATGTGAAAAGTGCAGAGAGAACACTTTACATgccggccaggccgtctGTGCCGACAGCTTCGTGCCACACCTGATCAAAATCAACGCCTTGCTCCTGGAACAAGTCCCGAATCTGCTTGGCCACCTCGACTTGCTTTTCGGGCCCGAAGCCGCCTGGTTGCGACGACTCGAACTGCACAATCTCGATCCAGCGGAAAAAGAGGTTCTCCTTGCCAATGGCTGCGAGAGCGTCCCTGAACTGGAAGACTTGCCTCCGTCTGTCGTCCTCCTTGGCGCTCacgccttcttcctctacAGTCATCCAGCCGTAGTCTTCGTGGTGCACTAAGACCAGGCGTCGGAAGGCCTCCAGAGCAATGTCCTTGCGGTCCACCATTGTGTGCGCGTCGATCATGGCTTGCCAGTCGAGATCCCACTGCCCGGTCATGGTGAGGTAGCCCGTCTTCTCCTGCAAAAGGAGCGGTGAGCAGGCCTGTCGAATGATCTGCTGCAAGGCCtcgttcttctccttctccttgaagATGTCGCCCAGCTGTTGGTCCCACTCGCGGCTGCGCCGGACGTAGATCTCCTTCTCTCGGAAACCAACTCTCCATCGCCAGCTGACTGGGTTACCGTATGAACGGCCAAACACAAACTCGATGGGCCACGGccagacgaagacgaagagcaTGAAATCCAAAATGAGAGAGGCGCCGCGCTTACTAATTTCCCAAAGTAGCTGGCCCCAGGTCGATTCGGCAACGGGGAAGGTTGTTTCGTTGGGGTAGCCCATGGCAGACTGGACGAATTTGAAGTAGTATGGCAGGATGTAGTACATGCGCAGAAGAAAGAGCGCAGCGACGGCTAAGTTCATGCCAACGGGCACAAGGAAAATTTTCTTCTTGAAAGCCGCGGGTTTCGGATCGATATGAGTGATATAGACGTGTTGCGGCGAGAGCGTCTCGAGCAAGGGTTGAAGGACCTCTGCTGGTTTCTTAAAGGGTGCTGGCGGCGTGCCCGGCGACCTCTTGGGCGCCGCCTTGGACTTGACGACTTTAACTTTGGGCGCCATGGTGGCCGTCGGACACTACGAGGCGAGTTGGATTGCGAGTTTAAGGAGCTTGGCCAGTTGATATCTTGCCTCGAAGCTGGCCAATTTTACTTCCGGGGGATTGATTGCATAGTATTCATTTATGCCCCTGCACAAACCCGAGCTGTCTCTGTAGGTACCTGGCCTGGTGGATACCCTGACAGACCAATCAGGCATCAAGCATTCTGGGGAGCATTGCGTGCGCAGGGCGACCTCGAACTGAGAGCTCGAGAAATTTCTGGGGCGATAGAGACAGCTCGAACGAAGCTTGTCGTCTGGACCTTCACACTCTCCTCAAGTTTGCGCAGCCTTTTGGATGTTGCGCCCAACAATAGACCATGCTTCGATGTAGGATATGGAACGTAAGTGACTCTTCCTTTCCGGTCGGTTTTCGCCCGGAAGCTTATATCAACATGTCTTAGGAACGAAGCAGTGCTTACATCTGCGCTTTCTGTCGCCACCCCGCCCTGTCGCGACCGAATGACCTTGGTCGACGCAACTACTCGCACGCATCGAAACCTCCCTCGAACGGCACAGGTGTACTTGGAGGCTGGGGCAGCAACAATGGCGTGAAAACGCCAAAGAGTTCTGGGATCCCTCCAGGACCCCGTGGTCCGGTTGCCGGCGGAGGATGGGGCCAGCCGCTGATGGGCAAAGGTTCATCGTCAAGAGCGCCGAACTCTGATGGCCAGAAAGCTTCTACTGGTCGGGATAGCTCGCTTGATGGGCTGCTTCTCCCTCATGAGCTTGCTGCACGTCAGCAGTTAGAGGCCCAGAAAGCCGTCCAACCCAAGGCTCCGCTAATCACGCGCAACTTTGCCAAGGGCACAACACCAAAGTCGAGGCATCTAGGTGGACTTGAAGGTGGTCTCAGTGGAAGCAACATCTCTCGAAATCCTCTTGGTACAGTGGCAAAGAAATCGTTAGGgggcgaggagaagcccTTGCCAGGAAGGGATTGGAGACATCGAcacgagggagagagaacCTCAACCAGCACGCCAATACCGCACAATCGACATAATGGGAGGGATGTCAATCGAACCACACCGACGAAGAACCTCCCACGACAACAGCAGAGAGGACTCGACGAGCCGGGTGCTCTTGGGACGGGCGAATGGGGACAGCTTTCGAGGAAGGCCACCGACGGAAGCTCTGCAGATGTGCCTGGTAGCACGGGTTCAAAATCAGGTCTCTCGAAGCAGGATTTCTTTACGAAATTCCATGACCAAGTGAGCAGCAAGTACAACCAAGATGACAACAAATCCCGGGCATCGAGCTCGGACTTGGGTCACTCCAAAAACAACAGTTCTCAGAAGACGGAACAGGTTGTGGATGAATCAACAAAGCCACAGCGCCGTACACGGGAGATTGATGAATCCTACGAAATCAGCCGCGACCCAAGGAGACGCGACAAGGCTGGAAGCCGCAGAGGGGATGCTTATGGGTCGTTCCGTGGCGTAAAGAAGTCAGCAGCGCAGCAAAGATgggaggacgagaacgaaGAATGGGACGATAACGGtgctggccgagaagcccaGCGACGCCGCAAGaaggccgaagccgaggcgCGGAGGCTGGCTTTGGAAAAAGCTGCGACTCCGAACATCTTCTTGCCCGAGTTCATCAGTATTGCGAACCTAGGGACAGCACTCAAGCTGAAGCCCCAGGAGTTCCTCAGGTCCTTGTCAGAGATGGGGTTTGAAGATATCACCGAAGACAGCATCATGACCGGAGAAACCGCCGCTCTGGTTGCCCAGGAGTTTGGCTTTGAGCCAACTGTTGACACTGGTGGTGTCAGAGACCTTAGACCTCGGCCTCCACCGGAGGATGTTTTGGCGTTGCCACCGCGACCGCCGGTTGTTACTATCATGGGCCACGTCGATCACGGCAAGACGACTCTACTCGACTATTTGAGGAAGTCGTCAGTGGCAGCCCAGGAGCACGGTGGCATCACTCAACACATCGGCGCTTTCATGGTGAAGATGTCTGAGGGGAAGCTCATCACTTTTCTTGACACGCCCGGTCACGCGGCTTTCCTGACCATGCGACAACGTGGTGCCAACGTCACTGACATCGTTGTGCTGGTTGTTGCTGCCGATGACAGCGTCAAGCCCCAGACCATCGAAGCCATCAAGCACGCCAAGACGGCAAATGTTCCAATCATTGTAGCTATCAACAAGTGTGACAAGGAAGACGCCAAACCCGACCAAGTCAAGGCCGACCTTGCCCGTCACGGCGTTGAAATCGAAGactttggcggcgacgtccagGTTGTTTGTGTCAGTGGAAAGACCGGCCAGGGCATGAGTGACCTTGAAGAGAACATCGTCACGCTTGCCGACATCCAAGATATGCGTGCTGAGGACGATGGTTTGGCAGAAGCCTGGGTGCTTGAAGCTAGCGTGAAGCCATACGGCAAGTCTGCAAATGTTCTCGTCAAACGAGGCACCCTGCGCCCCGGAGATTTCATTGTTGCAGGTACCGCCTGGGCCAGAGTTCGCCTGCTGCGGAACGAGGCCGGTCAAGAGCTCGAGAAGGCACCACCCGGCACGCCTGTCGAGGTGCTTGGATGGAGAGATGAACTCCCCGCCGCTGGGGACGAAATTCTCCAAGCACCGGACGAGGATCGGGCCAAAACAGCCGTCGATTACCGCGAGGAGATGCGTGAACGAGAGGCGTCGTCGAAGCAGCTGGCCGAGCAGGAGCAACGCGAACGTGAAGCCAAGGCCGCTGCAGAGGTCGCTGCGGAGATTGAAGCAGCCGATGCCGAGGGAGGCGAAGTCATCGCCACCAAAGTCATCAACTTCATGGTGAGAGGTGACGTTGTAGGTTCCGTCGAGGCCGTGTGCGCAACCATCAATGAGATTGGCAACAACGAGGTGAAGCCTCGCATTCTTCGATCGTCGGCCGGCCAAATCTCCGAATCGGACGTTGAGCACGCCGAAGCCTCGAGTAGTGTGATTGCCAACTTCAACTGCGCTGTCCCGGCCCATGTCAAACATCTagccgaggagaagggcgttAGGATCTTAGATCACAGTGTCATTTACCACTTGGCAGACGAGGTGAAGCAGGTCATGTCGGAATACCTAGCCGACAAGGTGACATCCAAGGTTAACGGTGAGGCGGAGATTCTGCAAATTTTCCCCATCAACATCAAGGGACGCACGTACAAGAACATTGCCGGATGCAAGGTACGGAATGGAACGGTCACTCGGTCGACAAGCGTCCGCATCTTGCGGAAGGGAGAGAAGGTCTTCGACGGTAAGTTGCCCAACCCCTCTCACGCCGATCCGTGTCTAATATCACTTTCAGGCAAGATCGATACCCTCAAGCACGGGAAAAAGGACGTGGATGAGGTCAGAAAAGGTACCGAATGCGGTATTGCTTTTGACGGCTTCACCGATTTGCAGGTCGGTGACCAGATCCAGACCTACGAGGAGgtgagagagaagaggagcTTGTAAGATATGGAGAAGTTTGTATGGGGGAAAACGAGGATATCGTGGGCATAGAATCGGGGAGCAGCCACTAGGGAGTGCTCGGCCGTCATACTTGACGCTGAGACAGGGCATATTGGCCCAAGGATACAGCTCACACAACGCACTGTAGAAAAAAGCCCACAATGGCAACTGTACAACATAACATGCACCGAGGCATCTCGAGCCACTTCCCAGGTTAGCGTTTTGTATTGATTTACCAACGCTTCGGCGCGGAGATCGTGCTTGACGAAAATGTCCTACTTGTCACCGTTGACTGCGACCGttccttctcgagcttggcCAGTCCAATCTTGTCGGTGACGGGCGTGGCAttgatgatgttgtcgaaatcatcgtcctcctccccatTGTCCGAGTCTGGCTCGATATCCGAGTCCGGCTTCAGAGTCTGCGGCCGCGGTATCGCTTCTggcttctttttctcctctgCCGAAGGATTCGAAAACGTCTTTGATGCGAGCACCTTTCGACGTATCTCCTCCATGGCCGCGTCATCATCGCTGTCGTCTGAAATAGCATACGGGTccttgtcttcttcgtcttcctcttgaTCCTTGGCAGGCTTCTTGCCTAGGTATATGCCGTCAACACTGTCGCTATCGCCAGAATtatcctccccctcctcatcgtcatcatcgtcctcttcaTCGGAATCCGGGATGACCCTCCGGTTTGTGTTTCCTCCCTTCCACATGTCATCAgcgtcgccctcctctcgGCTGTCTGCGTATTCCTTGTCGAGCCTGTCGAGCCACTCGTCCTGAACCCTCTTTATGCCCTTCTCATCCTCGCTTGCCGCATATTTTTTTAGCAGACTACTGTTGATCTCCAAGAACGCCTCACCATAGGAGAAAGGCGCGAGAACCTGCTCCGCCCACTCAGGGTGTCCGCAGATGTAGAACGCCGCGGCCAACGCCTCGACGCAGTTCAGCTTCCACGGTTTACCGTAGTTGACCGTGTTCGCAGCTACTAAGTAAGGCAGCAGACGCTCACACTTTCCTCCAACCTTGTTCCACTGCACATCTTTCATACGCGCCCAGCTGCACTCGACTACGGCGGCGCCGTACTGCTCCATCAGGTCCCGGTCGGCGGGGGAAACGGTGTGCTTGCCGTTGGGGGTAATGATGACGCCGTTGTGGCGTTGGCCGACGTGCAGATCGCGCATCATGCCCATGCGGATCAGCTTCTTGCCGGAACATCGCTTGGGATCGCAGTGGCCCAAGTCCCAGCAGGCGGCCTTGAAAGTCGGGCGGGTGATGGgggcttcggcgtcgtcgccatcttGGGGCTGGTGCTGTCGCGGTCGCGGAGGTCCTGAATTGTGGTTCTTGCGGCCCCGGGAACCGAAATTGTCTTTCTTGTGACGAACCATTATCGAGGATCGGAGGAGACGGGTAGAATGGTGCGTGAGAGGGAGCTGAATGAAACCTCCTCTGGACGGGGTTTTCACAGGTGGTAGGGTAGTCGTCCTTTCTCAAAGGGCGGTTTGGCGGGGTACGTAGTGTGCTTGGAGGGGCACGACTGGGAGCGATATCATGGAAAAAAATTCGATAAGCTGGATGATCAGGTCCGCGAATATGCGATTAAACGTGTGACAGCTCTTGACGAGGTAGCCCACACACGGGGCACAGGCCACTTTGTTGAAGTGGCTCCTCCCGCGCCGCCTGTCACTCAGCAGCCCCTCGTCATTCGGCCACAGATGCCATTGTCGGTACCTATCAAAGGGTTCATGAGGGATGCCTGCGCCGAACTAGTCCACTCTGACCAACTCGCAGGCGCTTGCTCGGCCAGCTCTTGATTTTCGCCGGCCACCAAACTCAGATGTCTTTCGAATTCTGAGCtctcaacgacgacgacgccgccgaggttcCAATCTCGATAGCACTCTTACCTCTCCGCCCAAGCGCGAACCCGAACGCAAAGATGGAGGCCGCATCAGCCAGAGCTGCGGCCCGCGATCGCTGGGGCGAGATGGGCTCACCCACACCATCGCAACTGCAGCGATTCATCCAGGCCGCCTGCAGCCCCGAGAACTACGAGCCAAATCTCGCTCTGAACCTCGAGATCTCCGATCTGATCAATTCCAAGAAGGGCTCTGCTCCGCGCGAGGCCGCTGTCGCTATTGTCAGCTATATCAACCACCGCAACCCCAACGTGGCCCTCTTGGCAATTAATCTGCTCGACATCTGCGTCAAGAACTGCGGCTACCCCTTCCACCTGCAGATCAGCACGAAAGAGTTTCTTAATGAACTCGTCAGGAGATTCCCCGAACGACCCCCGATACGGGCAACGCGGGTACAAATGAAGATCCTTGAGGCGATCGAGGAGTGGAGGAGTACGATATGCGAAACGAGCAGATACAAGGAGGATCTGGGCTTCATCAGGGACATGCATCGTCTTTTGAGCTACAAGGGCTACTCGTTTCCTGAGGTTAGGCGAGATGATGCCGCGGTCCTCAACCCTAGTGATGTAggcttctttttttcccctttgTCAAGGCCTGTGGGTTGGTACTGACGGATACAGAATCTGAAATCAgccgaggagatggaggaggaggagcgcgaggCTCAATCGGCCAAGCTTCAAGAGCTCATCCGCCGAGGTACCCCCGAGGACCTGCAGGAGGCGAACCGTCTGATGAAGATCATGGCTGGTTACGATACTCGGTCCAAAACGGACTACCGCGCAAAGGCTGCTCAAGAGGTTGCAAAGATTCAAGCTAAGGCGCggctgctggaggagagacTCGAGGCGTTCCAGCAGGGCGACACGATGAAGGACGGAGATGTGTTTTCCGAGCTCGCTGCTGCCTTGCAGAGTGCGCAGCCCAAGATCCAGAAGATGTGTGAGGAGGAGTCGGACGACCACGAGGCTGTTGCAAAGCTGCTCGAGATCAACGACAGCATACATCGGACCGTCGAGCGGTACAAGCTCATGAAGAAGGGTGACCTGGAGGCTGCGCAGAAGGTAGCTAGCGGGGCGCCGTTGCCTTCAACTTCTGGCGCTTCCAAGAGCGCGGCGCAGGAGCTGTCTTTGATCGACTTTGACGGAGAGGCCGACACGACGAACGGCTCATCTTCTGAGCAACCTGCTTCGCAGTCTACCGGTATCGAAAACGACCTGCTCGGCCTTTCTATGGGCGACTCGGCAAGCTACGGCCAAGGAGGGGCTCTGACGCTTGGATTTGGTACAAATCAAAGTAAGCCGATCATGTCTCTCATTGTG includes these proteins:
- a CDS encoding Cbs domain-containing protein codes for the protein MFDASGQVFKEVVAPRPPDGYQNGRDWSRRTGRLPRRGRGGQGRKGPRSLADMAMHTVAENIGDVTEQHLAREDLPKRYLWRIWRLLENRGVCFQAWKVLSKFLLAEDDEKTLGLYRYRQHICLPSEDLRHYLKPLESPAVDFVTHLNITGACTFAENELLALARLRNLAVLEIIQPADELGLTFPKVDDRLVRGWSEIDDPFPLLRILRLWGDESVTRHSLKHVSKFPSLALYDVNASRSDWRGAVDMALGEGWEMEEPLHGPQDSLLWYLMLFDSVEESKPRQLQGLARNIDDGLMNFCQSSNQPIQFVPSRDTPPFLDHLGGAAKRNLSMYVDVPGYEAQTCKGFPFETWAFWLYSFIGQFTKDEDLKRAGLEMGQKTVSEQLVLPSKPLACLQLGHCGSARPAGIAPAVSYVRRGLFATSRYTFFRTSSSSTRQASARRTAELMKPTVQLGNVETGLNPNRKKRRRLDDILQSFMGS
- a CDS encoding Casein kinase substrate phosphoprotein PP28, with the translated sequence MAGGQPGSNSRGRGGKFRKFTRGGGKHFSRDLRPLDADGNEIDMWSANSKKKNDESSEEDSEEDSEEESGSDEDGKPQAEMSRAERKAAAKARKDAAIAKKRAQAVEVGDLPPSDSEEESSEDDADMPANPNHSKAARNQTKAPVAAPEVDEAAEGVKKLAVASNRKERESMEAAQAKERYRKLHEAGKTDEAKADLARLRLIREQRAADAARRDAEKEEREAQEAAKRKEIEAKEAKKREAALGPVKKGKKSSK
- a CDS encoding Translation initiation factor IF-2, translating into MLRCRIWNERSSAYICAFCRHPALSRPNDLGRRNYSHASKPPSNGTGVLGGWGSNNGVKTPKSSGIPPGPRGPVAGGGWGQPLMGKGSSSRAPNSDGQKASTGRDSSLDGLLLPHELAARQQLEAQKAVQPKAPLITRNFAKGTTPKSRHLGGLEGGLSGSNISRNPLGTVAKKSLGGEEKPLPGRDWRHRHEGERTSTSTPIPHNRHNGRDVNRTTPTKNLPRQQQRGLDEPGALGTGEWGQLSRKATDGSSADVPGSTGSKSGLSKQDFFTKFHDQVSSKYNQDDNKSRASSSDLGHSKNNSSQKTEQVVDESTKPQRRTREIDESYEISRDPRRRDKAGSRRGDAYGSFRGVKKSAAQQRWEDENEEWDDNGAGREAQRRRKKAEAEARRLALEKAATPNIFLPEFISIANLGTALKLKPQEFLRSLSEMGFEDITEDSIMTGETAALVAQEFGFEPTVDTGGVRDLRPRPPPEDVLALPPRPPVVTIMGHVDHGKTTLLDYLRKSSVAAQEHGGITQHIGAFMVKMSEGKLITFLDTPGHAAFLTMRQRGANVTDIVVLVVAADDSVKPQTIEAIKHAKTANVPIIVAINKCDKEDAKPDQVKADLARHGVEIEDFGGDVQVVCVSGKTGQGMSDLEENIVTLADIQDMRAEDDGLAEAWVLEASVKPYGKSANVLVKRGTLRPGDFIVAGTAWARVRLLRNEAGQELEKAPPGTPVEVLGWRDELPAAGDEILQAPDEDRAKTAVDYREEMREREASSKQLAEQEQREREAKAAAEVAAEIEAADAEGGEVIATKVINFMVRGDVVGSVEAVCATINEIGNNEVKPRILRSSAGQISESDVEHAEASSSVIANFNCAVPAHVKHLAEEKGVRILDHSVIYHLADEVKQVMSEYLADKVTSKVNGEAEILQIFPINIKGRTYKNIAGCKVRNGTVTRSTSVRILRKGEKVFDGKIDTLKHGKKDVDEVRKGTECGIAFDGFTDLQVGDQIQTYEEVREKRSL
- a CDS encoding Ribosome biogenesis protein TSR3; protein product: MVRHKKDNFGSRGRKNHNSGPPRPRQHQPQDGDDAEAPITRPTFKAACWDLGHCDPKRCSGKKLIRMGMMRDLHVGQRHNGVIITPNGKHTVSPADRDLMEQYGAAVVECSWARMKDVQWNKVGGKCERLLPYLVAANTVNYGKPWKLNCVEALAAAFYICGHPEWAEQVLAPFSYGEAFLEINSSLLKKYAASEDEKGIKRVQDEWLDRLDKEYADSREEGDADDMWKGGNTNRRVIPDSDEEDDDDDEEGEDNSGDSDSVDGIYLGKKPAKDQEEDEEDKDPYAISDDSDDDAAMEEIRRKVLASKTFSNPSAEEKKKPEAIPRPQTLKPDSDIEPDSDNGEEDDDFDNIINATPVTDKIGLAKLEKERSQSTVTSRTFSSSTISAPKRW
- a CDS encoding VHS domain-containing protein; the protein is MEAASARAAARDRWGEMGSPTPSQLQRFIQAACSPENYEPNLALNLEISDLINSKKGSAPREAAVAIVSYINHRNPNVALLAINLLDICVKNCGYPFHLQISTKEFLNELVRRFPERPPIRATRVQMKILEAIEEWRSTICETSRYKEDLGFIRDMHRLLSYKGYSFPEVRRDDAAVLNPSDNLKSAEEMEEEEREAQSAKLQELIRRGTPEDLQEANRLMKIMAGYDTRSKTDYRAKAAQEVAKIQAKARLLEERLEAFQQGDTMKDGDVFSELAAALQSAQPKIQKMCEEESDDHEAVAKLLEINDSIHRTVERYKLMKKGDLEAAQKVASGAPLPSTSGASKSAAQELSLIDFDGEADTTNGSSSEQPASQSTGIENDLLGLSMGDSASYGQGGALTLGFGTNQNIPGPALLSSVTENNSAKGPMSNTATPQAPSFSQFASFTSPSASQSGTPQPSGMSAFRPPQQQTSASNDPFAALSSPVFSSKPATPAPPPAAAAPPAAGTNDDDEWSFSSALPPPETPSQPKEHKATVSDSIVKIEMIAGRTGTGNALNLSFAFSNTSALPVTELHYQLAATKGYELGLRPQTGRSLAPKQSRGVTQFVEVWHAGDKNRKVQSLKLRWRISYKVGAESKNEMGEIPEFSIA